The genome window CCCGAGGACCCCTGGCTCCCGGTGCTGGGTGCCGGGTTGCTTGCGGCCAGTGTGTGCCAGCTGGTGAATCCCGTCTCGCTCCCGTGTGCGGCGGCGAAGTTGCAGTTAATATAGTAAGGCCTGTTTCTCAGAAACCGGCTCCAGAGTTTACAGTTCCGGTGCTGGCACGGCTCTGAGTGGTCCTACCTAGCCACGCCCTCCTGTGATGGAAGGTGAGAACTGGAGCCCGGGACCTGCAGGTGAGCTGGGCGGAGCCTCCCGAACCCCGGGTCTGTGGCCAGCGGCGTGGCCCACAGTGGCGCTGTCTTGAGGAGATGGTGGGTCGCCTCCCCTTATCCCCAAGCAGTACCTGGGACTCCCAGGGGTGCCAGAAATAGCCTTGCAGGTAGTGCCAAACCCTGGGAGTACGTACGTATTAGGTGAAGCTTAGTTTATCGATGGGGCACAGTAAGATTTAACAGTAATGGCTAATAAAATAGGATACTGACAGCAATACACTGTGGCAGAAGTTATTGTAACCATGTGAATTGTTTCTGTTTTCCACATCCTGCCTGAGCCACTGTTGGttgtgggaaactgaggctgaagaTAAGGGAAGCGCTGGGGCGGGTCAGGGCGTTCTCTGGGCAGCGGCCGCTCTCTGGAGATGCCGGGACCCCGGCTTTGCCAAGTCCGCGTCCCGCTGTGCTGGCACGCGCGGTGTGGTGGGCCTGCCCTCttgggaaccccccccccccaatccccaGTGGGATTCTGCCGGGAGGACGTCGCCCTCCGCCGTCTTCTGCCAGTCCCGGCCTGGCTGGATCCACGGCCGCCCCAAGTGCCTCTGGGAGCTTCCAGGATGCTTCACCTGCCCTGTTCTTGGCATGGCCACGCCCACCCCTGGCCAGGACtaacttcctccctctccccacgcAGCTCAGTGCTGGGTCGGCGCTCCCTCAGGGTCCTGACGCGCAGCCGCCCCTTCTGTCCCTTACGGAGTCCTCGCCTGGCTGTGTCTGTCCCGGCGCTGCGTTCAGTAAGCCACCCCTCCGCCTAGTTCCTGCACGTCGCTGTTGGGCTGATTTCCTAGTAATGAAGTCTGGGCGTGCAAGGATTTCCTGGGCTGTATCTCCACAGCCCTCATCCGACTGTTAGTGTGGCACTGAGTGTTCCTGCTACGGGGGCCTCCAGTGTCTCGGCGGTGGGCTTACGGCCTGCCTTTTCATTAGGCGCAGATCTGGCTGTTAGGAAGTTCTTACTGCCGTTGAAGCAGAATAGTTCTCTAGTGCTTGCTCGATGGGTGTAGTGTCTTCCTGACTCTTTCTGCAGATAAGAAGTTTGTCTGAGGTCTCTTTTGTTTGGGATCTGTCGTGTCTCAGAAGTCAGCTGCTGTGAGGCCGGCCTCCCGCACGGGTCCCGTGGGTCTCGAGCGTCCCTCCGTGTCCATAAAGGTGACACTGGACGTGGCAGTACTGGTGGCGTGGGTGTCCCCAGCAGTGAGGTCGCTGTGGCACCGTAGCGACTGTTGTGCCTGGGAGCAGTGAGCTGCCCTGCAGAGCGTGTGCAGGGCCGGAGCAGAGGAGGGTCTCCTTGCGGTCCCTGCCCCTCAGGAGGGGCCATTCACGAGGCGTCCTATTACTCAGTGAGACGTGGCAGTGGGCTTTGGGCTGTCCCAGGGCTCGTTCGGCTTCTCCGCCACGCCTCCTGTCGCAGGGCATCCACTCGTCCCCAGAGCTCGCTGGATCCCTGCTCAGGTCTGAGCCGGCCGCCCCCAGGCCTCTGTGCAGCTTGAGCTGCAGTCGCAGAGCACTGCTCTGTTCCTTGATTTTCCATGTCTGCTGTTGTGGACTTCCTGGACAACCTCCTTAAGTCACTCGGAATCTGTAGATAGCGAGACTGTGAAGTCCTCGCGGGTATGAAAATACCTGACTTTGCCATCACTGGAATAATGGTTCAGTTGGGTATGAAACCCTTTGGTTCAAAATAAATACCCTTTAggatttttattgcattttcaattttcttcctGCAGTCTAGGGTTAGTAGAAGCTTGATaatttgatgatttatttttctgaaaaaaggatttgtttatttctttgaaaggaagattaatacagagagagggagaatggaagagagagagagagcgagagagagagagagagagtgcgcttccatttggtggttcactccccaggtggctgcagcagccagggctgggtcaggccacagccaggagccaggagcttcatcctggcctcacacgtgggtggcaggggcccaagcactgaggccaccatccactgtcttcccaggtgcattagcaggaagctggattagaaactgCATGGGGCTGATACTGGGGCTTACGTGGTTAAGCCAccgctgtggcaccggcatcccacgggAGCTCTgactgaagtcctggctgctccacttccggtccaggtccctgctgatgcgtctgggaaagcagtggaggacggctcaagtgcgtgggccctgcacccacgtgggagacctggatctacACTTCATCCTGGCTcgactctggctgctgcagccgtctggggagtgaaccagtgggtggaagactctctctgtaacgctttcaaataaataaataaatcttaaaaaaaaaaaaaaaaaaagggggagggagggaggaagcagtgaaCAGAGCAGCAGGATGGAAGCCGCTCTGCGTTGTGGGGTGAGGCGGGGTGCGCAGCGGCCGGATGCCTGGCCCGGGTCTCTGTGGgcgctctcctctctgccttccctcgCTGTTCCCAGCTTCTCTTGCTCAGAGCAGTGCAGTGTCCCGAGAGCAGGGTTGGGCGTGAGCGCTCTGGGGACCTTCACCCGGCCTGTCCTGGGAGGAGGTTTGGTTCCTCCGTGCTGGTTCGACGTTGGGACCCTCAGTGTCGGCTGTCTTtcagcttctttctctttttgcttttgtcCTGGAGGCTTTTCCCCGACTTTGTCTTCCAGGCGTTGGAAacactgagtttttctttttttttttttttaatttttttttacaagagaacaaatccacttttatttatttacttttcaataGTTTAAATCCTTGAGGGGTACAGCATCACACGGATTCTGTGTCCAATGGCCCTCGCAGGAAGGTTGCTTCGGAATTTGGCACGAACCACGCCACTGTTTCCGTGAGCACGAGTTACCTTTCCCCAGGTTACTCTGGTTTTGTTAGGTTTGCCGCCAGGAGTCACTGTGGTGTTCTTTGCTTTGTACACATAAGCACACCTCTTGCCCAAGTAGAATTCAGTTTCCTCCCGAGCATAAACACCTTCGATTTTAAGCAGTTGCCGTGTGTTCCCTTTGGTTCCGGAGACCTCGCTTATAGCTAGCAAAAATGGCCTTGCACCACAGTCTTCCAGACATAGCTGCCTTCTAGAagtcctgctccctgcaggcCTCCACAGTCTCCAAGATGGCCATTGAGTTTTCTATCTGTGGAATTTCAAAATTCCAGCAGTGGAAGTCCGAGGTCCAAGAACTCTCCCTTTTCAGAAGATGACTGCTGCCCCAGGCTGCGCTGGTGTTCCGTCCTTCCGCGCGTGTCCCGTGTCCTTGTCACTTCTGCAGTTGTGCGTCCCCCATTGCTGCCTTTGGCCCAGAGATGATCTGTTCCCCCGCTCTGCTTTCCATGCCCTGGAGACGCAGCTGCGGGTTTTCCCTGGGGCGGTGCTCGGGCAGTGGGGTGCCCCCTCGCACGCCGGAGTACCTGCATCTGAGTCCCACATCCGCCTCTGagcccagcttcccgctgatctgcacctgggaggccgcaggtgtgCACGCGGTGGCTGTgtctgcacccgtgtgggtgagctcctggctcctagcttctctGGAACGTGAACTGGTGGATGTGAGATCCCACTCTCCGTATGTCAAAgtcgtaattttttttttaaatgagcactCAGATGCCTAGCTCATcctccaattaaaaaaataaataaagctttgtgCCTTCATGCTGCCAGTTAAGTGTTCTTCCTGTCACGTGACAGCTGTTTtggaggaaggggaggtgagTGAGTGGACTTGGCCGTCTGCCGTCACCGCCTCCCTCTGCGCTCCCGTCTAGAAGGTCGCCTCAAACCCGACTTGGGTAGTTACTATTTTGGAACAAAGTGGCACCAgtaaaagctgctgcccacaTCGGGCTTCTGTTTTGAGTGAATTTCCAGAAGACCGGTCAGTGGCCACCCTGAGGGAGAGTGGGGTCCCCGTGCAAACCAGGAGGCCTCCCGCGAGCTCTGGGTCCTCACGTGgctcctgggcacagcaggggAGGAAGACCCCTCTGCCACAGCCGGCAGTGGCCTGGAAACCTCTgggcgcagcccccagcccctctctcggCTCCCCTTTCACTGGGCCTGTAGTATGCGGATGGTGGTCGGACCTGTGGCCTCCCCTGTGGCTGGGGTGAGAGGGTCCTCAGGCCTCCTCCCGGATTTCACTGGGAAGACCCCTCAGCAgtaccctgggggaggggcccagggagccCCTGACGGGTGCTGCAGGGGTCCTCCTGGGAGACTGCAGACGGGGAAACCCTGGGAAGGtgagcctggagctgctgccGGCTACCCTGAGGCGTGCAGCCCCCTCTCCACGCCCGCGCTCACTGATCTGGGGGACGACTGCATCACTTGTTAGCCTAAGGAAGCTGAAGGCTGGCCggcccttgggttcctgcacggtccttgccctgtgcccagcccccctgcctgccctgcctgcacAGCCATCATTGTCTGATGCCCTCCTGCCCCATGTGTGCGTTACGTTCTCAGTGAGCTCTGACTCAGCCCAGGAGGAAACAGTGAACGCTGTCGTCTCTGTCCCTAGATTACGTCTTCCCAGACCTCACCGAGAAGGCAGGTTCCGTGGAAGACGGTGGCCAGGCCCAAGAGCTACCGAGCCTCCCCTCGGGCTTGCCCAAGATGAATCTCGTTGAGCCCCCCTGGAGTATGCCtcctgaagaggaggaggaggaggaggaggaggaggagaaggaagaggaggaagaggaggaggaggaggaagagctgcTCCCTGTGAGCGGCTCCCAAGAAGAAGCCAAGACTCCTGCCCACGACGCTCCTCCCACCAGCAGCCGCCAGACACCAGGGGCCACCACACCCAGGCCCGAAGGCCCCGGGGACCAGGCCTCGTCAGGCGCGGAGGTGGAGAACAGCGTGGAACCCAGCCTGTCAGCGCCCTCCGTGACCCCGAGTTCACTGACCCTGGGGGATAGGGACTTcaccagccaggaggcaggggccacGATGCTGCCAGCTGCGGGGCTTGGGGTGGAGTTTGAGGCTCCCCCAGAAGCCGCCGAGGAGGCCACTGTGGGGGCAGCTGGGATGGCTGGCAGGCCAGGGGCGGAGCTGGCCTCGGCGCCGTTCCCTCACACCGGAGCTCCCAGTGGGGCTGAGGCCCTCGATGAAGGTCACCCTcaccccaggaccccagcctcTTTCCCACTGGCCCCCCGAGATGTGGAGCCCACGCCCTCCTCTGCTTCCTCGGGCCCAGAAGATCTCAGCCAGCAGCCGCAGCTGCAGCCAGGGCAGGCGGTGGAAGCGCCATCCAGAATACCCTGGGACTCCACTCAGGTAAGCGCAGGTGCAGCCCAGCCGCGCACGGGCCAGCGTGGCGAGGTGGTAGCACCTGCCAGCCAAGGAGCCCCGGCCACTCACACACGGAGACCGTGGCTGAGCTGGGGGGCGGGGTCTGGCCCAGTTTCCGTTTGTTCCCTGCGACCCCCGTTTCTCCCAAGCACGCGCACCCCCGGACAGCGCGAGGGAGGGAAAGGTGTCCCAGGCGCTCAGCCCGTGTGTGTGGCCCACAGAGCGTTGGAAAGCAGCTTTGCTGTTGAAGTCCTGCTGCCGGGCGCCCTCTGCAGTCAGCTGCTTGACGCAGGCCCCTCTGCCTTCTCTCGCTCAGACTCCCGGCTCCTGGGCCTGCCCGTGCAGACGCTGGCAGCCCCGCGAGCCTGCGCTGGCTTCCGCCCAGGGCGCTCTCCCCGAcgcccctcctgctgccctcctcaccgtTGCCCTTCCTTCTGTCTCATTGGACAGGTGATCTGCAAGGACTGGAGCAATCTGGCTGGGAAGAGCTACATCATCCTGAACATGACCGAGAACATAGACTGCgtgagtgctgggccaggctctgtCAGCAGggatggggcggggcggggcttagTCCTTAGGGAGGAGGGCCGCCCGCACTCCCGCCTACAGAAGAGGCGTGCTCTCCTAGCGAGATTCCCCCTGCCTCCCTTGACCCCGACCCCGAGAGCGGTTGTTTCGTTCCCTGCGCAGCGTCTTCTCGCTCTGACAGTGCGGGACTCTTCCTGCAAGGTGTTTGCTCCCTGCCTGGGTGGTTTCCACCTTTGCTTTGGTCTCGGCTGTTTGATTTACGCACTCGCGTCTCTGAGTGAGTTGACGGAACCTGGCCAGGAGCTGCGAGCTGGGGCGTGGGGCCGCCCCGTGCAGCACCGCCCTTCCTCCTGGCGAGGTCATGGTCTTTGCAAGGAGCTTGTGTCCCCCTGGCTGTCCTGTTTCTAGGAGCCAGGGTGGGGCAGAGGACAGGTGAAGCCGTGTGCATCAATGTTAATATGCAtggcccctgtccccacagccGGGCCGGCGCCCTCAGGTTAGAAACCATCTCTCGCAGTCTTCATCCAGGGACGAGGGCCGctgtgca of Oryctolagus cuniculus chromosome 10, mOryCun1.1, whole genome shotgun sequence contains these proteins:
- the PODXL2 gene encoding podocalyxin-like protein 2 isoform X4, with product MGRLLRASRLLRLSPPPPPLLLLLLLAGGASLGACAAGSDEPGPEGLTSTSLLDLLLPTGLEPLDSEEPSEAMGLGAGLGAPGSGFPSEESEESRILQPPQYFWEEEEELNDSSLDLGPTADYVFPDLTEKAGSVEDGGQAQELPSLPSGLPKMNLVEPPWSMPPEEEEEEEEEEEKEEEEEEEEEEELLPVSGSQEEAKTPAHDAPPTSSRQTPGATTPRPEGPGDQASSGAEVENSVEPSLSAPSVTPSSLTLGDRDFTSQEAGATMLPAAGLGVEFEAPPEAAEEATVGAAGMAGRPGAELASAPFPHTGAPSGAEALDEGHPHPRTPASFPLAPRDVEPTPSSASSGPEDLSQQPQLQPGQAVEAPSRIPWDSTQVICKDWSNLAGKSYIILNMTENIDCIGIQNYSTTSSCQARASQVRSDYGTLFVVLVVIGAICLLIIALGLLYNCWQRRLPKLKHVSHGEELRFVESGCHDNPTLDVASDSQSEMQEKPASLNGGATVNGPGSWSALMGGKRDPEDSDVFEEDTHL
- the PODXL2 gene encoding podocalyxin-like protein 2 isoform X2; translation: MGRLLRASRLLRLSPPPPPLLLLLLLAGGASLGACAAGSDEPGPEGLTSTSLLDLLLPTGLEPLDSEEPSEAMGLGAGLGAPGSGFPSEESEESRILQPPQYFWEEEEELNDSSLDLGPTADYVFPDLTEKAGSVEDGGQAQELPSLPSGLPKMNLVEPPWSMPPEEEEEEEEEEEKEEEEEEEEEEELLPVSGSQEEAKTPAHDAPPTSSRQTPGATTPRPEGPGDQASSGAEVENSVEPSLSAPSVTPSSLTLGDRDFTSQEAGATMLPAAGLGVEFEAPPEAAEEATVGAAGMAGRPGAELASAPFPHTGAPSGAEALDEGHPHPRTPASFPLAPRDVEPTPSSASSGPEDLSQQPQLQPGQAVEAPSRIPWDSTQVICKDWSNLAGKSYIILNMTENIDCEVFRQHRGLQLLALVEEVLPRHGSGHHGDWHISLSKPSEKEQHLLMTLVGEQGVVPTQDVLSMLGDIRRRLEEIGIQNYSTTSSCQARASQVRSDYGTLFVVLVVIGAICLLIIALGLLYNCWQRRLPKLKHVVSVRARRRGREARMPGEPASSRR
- the PODXL2 gene encoding podocalyxin-like protein 2 isoform X3 is translated as MGLGAGLGAPGSGFPSEESEESRILQPPQYFWEEEEELNDSSLDLGPTADYVFPDLTEKAGSVEDGGQAQELPSLPSGLPKMNLVEPPWSMPPEEEEEEEEEEEKEEEEEEEEEEELLPVSGSQEEAKTPAHDAPPTSSRQTPGATTPRPEGPGDQASSGAEVENSVEPSLSAPSVTPSSLTLGDRDFTSQEAGATMLPAAGLGVEFEAPPEAAEEATVGAAGMAGRPGAELASAPFPHTGAPSGAEALDEGHPHPRTPASFPLAPRDVEPTPSSASSGPEDLSQQPQLQPGQAVEAPSRIPWDSTQVICKDWSNLAGKSYIILNMTENIDCEVFRQHRGLQLLALVEEVLPRHGSGHHGDWHISLSKPSEKEQHLLMTLVGEQGVVPTQDVLSMLGDIRRRLEEIGIQNYSTTSSCQARASQVRSDYGTLFVVLVVIGAICLLIIALGLLYNCWQRRLPKLKHVSHGEELRFVESGCHDNPTLDVASDSQSEMQEKPASLNGGATVNGPGSWSALMGGKRDPEDSDVFEEDTHL